One Sulfurimonas sp. HSL-3221 genomic window, CGTCGCGGTACTCTTTGCCGAAGATCTTGTCGACTTCGTACCATGCCGCGAACTCGTCGCCCTGCAGCGGGTAGGTCTTGCGCAGCGGGAACCCTTCCCAGTCGTCGGGCATCAGGATGCGTTTGGGGAACGGGTGGTTGTTGAGCTTGATGCCGAACATGTCGTACATCTCGCGCTCGCTCCAGTCAGCGCTGCGGAAGAGCTTCTCGACGCTGTTGACCGCTTCGGTCTCGTCGATGAACATCTTGATGCGCAGGCGCTTGCGCTTGGACATGCTGAGCATCTGGTAGAAGACCTCGAACTGCCCTTTTTCTGCGAGCCAGTCGATGGCACTCAGCTCGGAGAGCTGGGTATATCCCAGCGCATCGCGCAGCAGTTCGAGCACGCCGTAGTTGTCCTCGGGTTTGATGTAGACGACCATCTGCTCGACCTGAATATAGGCCTCGCTGACGTCGAATTTCGCTTTGATCGCTTCGAGGTCCGCCGCGAAGATCTCATCTTCGCTGACGTCGCTTTTCGCGACCTGCGGTGCGACCCAGTAGCGGTCCGTATAGTAAGGCTTTGCCTGTACGTCGTCTTTCGGGGTATAGCGTCTCATCACAGCAGCCTTTTCGGTTTCTGGGCTTTGATCGCCTTTTCGCGGCGGATCTTCTTCTGCAGCATCAAAACCGCATACTGCAGTGTCTCCGGACGCGGCGCACAGCCCGGCAGGTAGAGGTCGACCGGGATAACGCGGTCACACCCCTGCACGGTGGCGTAGGTATTGAACATCCCGCCCGTATTCGCGCAGGAGCCCATGGAGATGACCCATTTGGGTTCCGTCATCTGGTCGTAAAGACGGCGGATAAACTCCGCGTGCTTCTTTGTCAGCGTTCCCGCGACGATCATGACTTCCGACTGGCGCGGCGAAGCGCGGAAGATCGTACCGAAGCGGTCGAAGTCGTAGCGTGACGCCCCCGAGGCCATCATCTCGATCCCGCAGCAGGCCAGACCGTACGTCAGCGCCCAAAGCGAGTTCGAGCGCCCCCAGTTGACCACCTTGTCGACGGTCGTCAATGCGACGGGAAGCCCGCCGTCTTGCATGAAATTTACTTGATGTTGTGCCATTCAAGCGCTCCTTTCTTCCAAGCGTACACGAAACCGATGGCCAGCAGCAGGATGAACAGCATCATCTCCGCAAAGCCGAACCAACCGAGCAGTTTGAAGTCGATTGCCCACGGGAACATGAAAACGATCTCCACGTCAAACAGCAGAAACAGCAGCGCGAACAGGTAAAACTGCGGCGAGATTCTGTTGGGCTGTTTGGTCACTTCCGGTCCACATTCGTAGATGGAAAGTTTGATCTTCTCCGTATCTTTTGCCGCCATTGCGCGACTGGCCCATCGCGCCAGGACCGTCGTTCCGTAGAACGCACCGAAGGTCAGCACGAAGAGGATAAAGACCCCAAAATAGGGGTGAGCAACACCTACATGTTCCATGTATCCTACCTTTTCTAGTGGTATCACACCGGACAAATCCCCGAAAATCGGGGCTTTCTCCAAGCGAGATTCTATATCAAAACAGTTGCAAGCAATATAGCGAAAAGGTCATTAAATCCCCTAAATTCGGCCTTCCCAATTGGAGGGCATGTCACCGATGGAAACAGGTCAAAAATGGGGGTGCGGGAGGTGTTGTTTCTTTTTGTAGCAAAGAAAAAGAGGGGTATGATGAAAAATTCACCCCTGCAGGAATCCCATCGCTTTTTCCGTATCGAAGGTACCCCGTTTCTCTTTTTCGATCTCCTCGACGAAAGCCTCCAGGGTAAAAAGCGGCTCCTCCATCGTCGCGACGTTGAAGGCCGTATTCTTGATGACAAGGCTGATCTGCCCGCCGCTGAGGTCGTACCCGGCAAGTTTTTCGATGTCGAAATCTTCTGCATAGGGTGCTTTCACCGGCAGCATCTTCTCCCAGAGCGTGCGGCGCTGTTCGCGGTCGGGGCGCTTGAACTCGATCTTGTAGTTGAAACGGCGCGAAAAGGCGCTGTCGATGTTCTCCAGCAGGTTCGTCGTCGCGATGAGGATCCCCTTGAAGCTTTCAATCTGCTCGAGAAAGATGTTCTGCATCTGGTTGTGCATCTGCTCGGCGCTGCTGCCCGTGCCGGAGGAGCGCGCGCTCAGAAACTGGTCGGCCTCGTTGAGCAGCAGGACCGGTTCCGTCTTCGTCTTCTCCGTCAGTTCCTTGTAGGTATCGAAGATCTTCCGCACGTTCTTCTCGCTCTCGCCGACGTACATGGAGAGGATCTTCGAGCAGTCGAAACTGAGCACCTGGCGCTTGAGCGACTTCGAGAGGGAGTAGGCCGTCATCGTTTTACCGGTACCCGGGGGGCCATAGAAGATGATGCGTGCATCCACGCCCTGCTTCTTGTTCTTGACCCCCCACTCCACAAGCCGCTGCACGACACGCTTGTCCATCTGATGCATCAGGTTATCAAGCACCCGGCGCGTCGAAGGGTTGAGGACGACGTCGTCGAGGGAGGTGATGGGATCGATCAGTTC contains:
- a CDS encoding NAD(P)H-quinone oxidoreductase subunit 3, with translation MEHVGVAHPYFGVFILFVLTFGAFYGTTVLARWASRAMAAKDTEKIKLSIYECGPEVTKQPNRISPQFYLFALLFLLFDVEIVFMFPWAIDFKLLGWFGFAEMMLFILLLAIGFVYAWKKGALEWHNIK
- a CDS encoding NuoB/complex I 20 kDa subunit family protein, with the translated sequence MAQHQVNFMQDGGLPVALTTVDKVVNWGRSNSLWALTYGLACCGIEMMASGASRYDFDRFGTIFRASPRQSEVMIVAGTLTKKHAEFIRRLYDQMTEPKWVISMGSCANTGGMFNTYATVQGCDRVIPVDLYLPGCAPRPETLQYAVLMLQKKIRREKAIKAQKPKRLL
- a CDS encoding NADH-quinone oxidoreductase subunit C, giving the protein MRRYTPKDDVQAKPYYTDRYWVAPQVAKSDVSEDEIFAADLEAIKAKFDVSEAYIQVEQMVVYIKPEDNYGVLELLRDALGYTQLSELSAIDWLAEKGQFEVFYQMLSMSKRKRLRIKMFIDETEAVNSVEKLFRSADWSEREMYDMFGIKLNNHPFPKRILMPDDWEGFPLRKTYPLQGDEFAAWYEVDKIFGKEYRDVIGPELRDPAEVNRYDTTRFARLGYEVPKGTDISEGETKRGLELQEEGGVFMISKFHEEKSVVIEDRDR